One part of the Solanum dulcamara chromosome 3, daSolDulc1.2, whole genome shotgun sequence genome encodes these proteins:
- the LOC129883047 gene encoding probable histone H2AXb codes for MSSGAGAGKGGAGRGKPKASKSVSRSSKAGLQFPVGRIARFLKAGKYAERVGAGAPVYLSAVLEYLAAEVLELAGNAARDNKKNRIVPRHIQLAVRNDEELSKLLGHVTIANGGVLPNIHQNLLPKKAGSGKGDIGSASQEF; via the exons atgagTTCAGGTGCTGGAGCAGGCAAAGGCGGCGCCGGAAGAGGCAAACCGAAGGCATCGAAATCGGTTTCCCGATCTTCAAAAGCTGGTCTTCAGTTTCCCGTCGGAAGGATCGCCCGTTTCCTTAAGGCAGGAAAGTACGCGGAACGTGTCGGTGCTGGTGCTCCTGTGTATCTCTCTGCTGTCCTTGAGTATCTCGCTGCTGAg GTGTTGGAGTTGGCTGGGAATGCTGCAAGGGACAACAAGAAGAATCGAATTGTGCCTAGGCACATTCAGTTGGCTGTGAGGAATGATGAGGAGCTGAGCAAGCTGTTGGGTCATGTTACCATTGCTAATGGAGGTGTTCTGCCCAACATTCATCAGAATCTGTTGCCTAAGAAGGCTGGCTCAGGAAAGGGTGACATTGGATCTGCATCTCAGGAGTTTTAG
- the LOC129883700 gene encoding F-box/kelch-repeat protein At3g23880-like → MGSVNGLICLAIKDDGLFIWNPSIRKFKNLPDSRLKLKLTDGYDCPAGAKYGFGYDESNDDYKVVGVLCRERRYTFHHLEVKIYSLKSDSWRSMKYIPDGVQLMRQCMFLNGKLHCAVELNGGFSENRNIMSMDLADEKCGTLEQPLYTGGNVFVKLDVVGSDLSIFCNYMKSHVDV, encoded by the coding sequence ATGGGTTCGGTTAATGGATTGATTTGTCTTGCTATTAAGGATGATGGCTTATTTATATGGAATCCATCAATTAGAAAGTTCAAGAATTTGCCTGATTCTAGACTTAAACTTAAACTAACCGATGGTTACGATTGCCCTGCTGGTGCCAAATACGGTTTTGGATATGATGAGTCCAATGATGATTATAAGGTTGTAGGTGTACTTTGTAGGGAAAGACGTTACACTTTCCATCATCTTGAGGTCAAAATATATAGTCTAAAGAGTGATTCTTGGAGAAGTATGAAATATATTCCGGATGGGGTGCAATTAATGAGACAATGTATGTTTTTAAACGGGAAGCTTCATTGCGCTGTAGAGCTTAATGGTGGTTTTTCTGAGAACAGGAACATCATGTCTATGGATTTGGCTGATGAGAAATGTGGAACATTGGAGCAGCCCCTCTATACAGGAGGAAACGTTTTTGTGAAGCTTGACGTGGTGGGAAGTGATCTTTCTATATTTTGTAACTATATGAAAAGTCACGTGGATGTGTAG
- the LOC129883044 gene encoding early light-induced protein 1, chloroplastic-like — translation MTTTSFAMQSMILGSPVRSSFSQSKNVLNQFVPSCYLPRLHRNLPLRVKCMSKDGDKLEQSSTPSPAPPAKPKVSTNFMDVFSFSGPAPERINGRLAMIGFVAAMGVELANGADLSAQLSSGGFSWFLGSSALLTLASLIPLFQGVTAESKSGGIMSADAEIWNGRFAMLGLVALAFTEYVKGAALFQV, via the exons ATGACAACTACTTCATTTGCCATGCAATCCATGATTTTGGGAAGTCCAGTTAGGTCAAGTTTCTCACAAAGTAAAAATGTCTTGAATCAGTTTGTTCCTAGTTGTTACTTGCCACGCCTTCACAGGAATTTGCCTCTTCGCGTTAAGTGTATGTCTAAG GATGGTGATAAACTAGAGCAATCTTCAACCCCATCACCTGCTCCTCCCGCAAAG CCAAAGGTAAGCACCAATTTCATGGACGTATTCTCATTCAGTGGTCCAGCACCTGAGAGGATCAACGGTAGGCTAGCGATGATTGGATTTGTAGCAGCTATGGGTGTGGAGTTAGCCAACGGTGCAGATTTATCTGCACAATTATCAAGCGGTGGATTTTCATGGTTCCTGGGATCAAGTGCTTTGCTAACTTTGGCTTCACTAATCCCATTGTTCCAAGGAGTTACTGCTGAGTCTAAATCTGGTGGGATAATGAGTGCTGATGCTGAGATTTGGAATGGAAGATTTGCTATGTTGGGATTAGTTGCTTTAGCTTTTACTGAATATGTTAAAGGAGCTGCCCTCTTCCAAGTCTGA
- the LOC129883048 gene encoding perakine reductase-like: MEQNSQIQIPKVKLGTQGLEVSKLGFGCLGLSGILNTPLSHEAGCSILKQAFNKGITFFDTSDLYGHEGDNEIMVGKALKQLPREQVQLATKFGLIISEDFQFHVKGSPEYVRKCCIESLKRLDVDYIDLYYPHRIDTTVPIEETMAELKKLVEEGKIRYIGLSEASVDTIKRAHAVHPITAVQLEYSLWTREIEEDVIPLCRELGIGIVAYSPLGHGFFGGKAVTESLPTGSMMGTHPRFNEQNLEKNKVLYSRFANLAAKHGCTPPQLALSWLMHQGDDVIPIPGTTKIKNLNDNVQSFGVKLTPDDLKEITDSIPISEVCGERDHEVVSKYDYRFANTPLKN; this comes from the exons GTCTCGAAACTAGGCTTTGGTTGTTTAGGACTTTCTGGAATATTAAATACTCCTCTGTCACATGAAGCCGGTTGCTCAATCTTAAAGCAAGCATTCAATAAAGGTATCACCTTCTTTGACACATCCGATTTATATGGGCATGAAGGCGACAATGAGATAATGGTTGGAAAG GCACTGAAGCAGCTTCCTCGTGAGCAAGTCCAACTGGCAACCAAATTTGGGTTGATAATTTCTGAGGACTTCCAATTTCATGTGAAAGGCTCTCCAGAATATGTACGGAAATGCTGCATAGAAAGTCTGAAGCGGCTTGATGTAGACTACATCGATCTATATTATCCTCACAGAATAGACACAACTGTGCCTATAGAGGAAACT ATGGCGGAACTCAAGAAATTAGTCGAGGAGGGAAAGATTAGGTACATTGGCTTATCGGAAGCCAGTGTGGACACAATTAAGAGGGCACATGCTGTTCATCCCATCACTGCTGTACAATTGGAGTATTCTCTTTGGACCCGTGAGATTGAAGAGGATGTAATTCCGCTTTGTAG GGAACTGGGCATTGGGATTGTTGCATATAGCCCCCTTGGCCACGGGTTCTTTGGTGGGAAGGCAGTCACAGAAAGCTTGCCTACGGGAAGTATGATG GGCACGCACCCAAGGTTTAATGAACAGAATTTGGAGAAGAACAAAGTTCTATACTCACGATTTGCTAACTTAGCGGCAAAGCATGGTTGCACACCTCCTCAACTAGCTTTATCATGGCTTATGCATCAGGGAGACGATGTAATTCCAATACCTG GGACAACAAAGATCAAGAACCTCAATGACAATGTCCAATCTTTCGGAGTGAAACTTACACCGGACGATTTGAAGGAAATTACTGACTCAATTCCTATTAGTGAAGTCTGTGGAGAAAGAGACCATGAAGTTGTATCCAAGTACGATTATCGCTTCGCTAATACACCATTAAAGAACTAA
- the LOC129883045 gene encoding F-box protein CPR1-like — translation MLLYMPHPALPLKSCTLRSLFYQNVTESFDLDCPMKYNYLYEKFPWPDWISGSVNGLICFAAGENDLFIGNPSIRKYRKLPYPRSILMKSVRWPRYSFGYDEFHDDYKVVGVFTNCYISDQDETHICLKDDSWRSVDDCPSEILLNGSGIFLTGKLRWDTAAPGLNVYNGGNVYSFDLADEKWRKTVEQRSYQGGGFVSWLTVLASDLSIFCDYEGTHIDVWVMEKYGVKESWTIMFCHQMSW, via the coding sequence ATGCTTTTGTATATGCCTCATCCTGCGTTACCTCTTAAATCTTGTACTCTTAGGTCTTTGTTTTATCAGAATGTTACTGAGTCATTCGATTTGGATTGTCCCATGAAATACAATTATTTGTACGAGAAATTTCCTTGGCCTGACTGGATTTCAGGTTCCGTCAATGGGTTGATTTGTTTTGCTGCTGGGGAGAATGACTTGTTTATAGGGAACCCATCAATTAGAAAGTACAGGAAATTGCCTTATCCTAGATCTATTTTAATGAAGTCTGTTCGCTGGCCAAGATATAGTTTTGGATATGATGAATTTCATGACGATTATAAAGTAGTGGGTGTTTTTACTAATTGTTACATTTCTGATCAAGATGAGACACATATATGTCTAAAAGATGATTCTTGGAGAAGTGTTGATGATTGTCCGAGTGAGATACTATTAAATGGTTCTGGCATTTTTTTGACTGGGAAATTGCGTTGGGATACTGCTGCTCCTGGTCTAAATGTGTATAATGGCGGTAACGTCTATTCTTTTGATTTGGCTGACGAGAAATGGAGAAAGACAGTGGAGCAGCGTTCCTATCAAGGAGGAGGTTTCGTTTCGTGGTTGACAGTGTTGGCAAGTGATCTTTCTATCTTTTGCGATTATGAGGGAACTCATATAGATGTTTGGGTGATGGAGAAGTACGGGGTTAAAGAATCTTGGACAATAATGTTTTGCCATCAAATGTCCTGGTAA
- the LOC129881835 gene encoding F-box/kelch-repeat protein At3g23880-like — protein MQDSIFTMPTLPTELIIEILSRVSVKSLLKFRCVSKSWLALIRSPQFVKTHVSVSAKNKDYTHHRLVLTEVRNFFTSHDVQYILKDCSLSSLRNDSVIEPLDLNYPMKNPQLNVCVVGSVNGLICLDIEENDLVLWNPSLRLYKKLPDSRLKVSGGSHIDRATSVIYGFGYDESSDDYKVVGVLCMERRCTFHHLEVKIYSLKSNSWRSKDGIPDGVQLIRPCMFLNGKLHLAGELNVGFHKDRNIVSIDLTDEKWGKLEQPLYVEGNFFVKLEVLGSDLSVFCNYIESHADVWVMREYGVKESWTKTYTIKYPTYHWSPFISQRLCMSNKGDILLVPGSTLMVHNPEDEPIRYPKVTKFGFCTAVNIYIESLVCAPLFGMNKA, from the coding sequence ATGCAAGATTCAATCTTTACAATGCCTACCCTGCCAACAGAACTCATCATTGAAATCCTCTCAAGGGTTTCTGTTAAATCCCTCTTGAAGTTCAGGTGTGTTTCGAAATCATGGCTTGCTTTAATACGTAGTCCTCAATTTGTCAAAACCCATGTTAGTGTATCTGCTAAAAACAAAGATTACACACACCACAGGCTTGTGTTGACAGAGGTTAGAAATTTTTTCACTTCTCATGACGTCCAATACATTCTTAAGGACTGTTCTCTTAGCTCATTACGTAATGATTCTGTGATTGAGCCATTAGACTTGAATTATCCCATGAAAAACCCGCAACTAAATGTTTGCGTTGTGGGTTCGGTTAATGGATTGATTTGTCTTGACATTGAGGAGAATGACTTGGTTTTATGGAATCCATCACTTAGATTGTATAAGAAATTGCCTGATTCTAGACTTAAAGTAAGTGGTGGTTCCCATATCGATAGAGCTACTAGTGTCATATATGGTTTTGGATATGATGAGTCTAGTGATGATTATAAGGTTGTAGGTGTGCTTTGTATGGAAAGACGTTGCACTTTCCATCATCTTGAGGTTAAAATATATAGTCTAAAGAGCAATTCTTGGAGAAGTAAAGATGGTATTCCGGATGGGGTGCAATTGATTAGACCATGTATGTTTTTAAACGGGAAGCTTCATTTGGCTGGGGAGCTTAATGTTGGTTTTCATAAGGACAGAAACATCGTTTCTATTGATTTGACTGATGAGAAATGGGGAAAGTTGGAGCAGCCCCTCTATGTAGAAGGAAATTTTTTTGTGAAGCTTGAAGTGTTGGGAAGTGATCTTTCTGTATTTTGTAACTATATAGAAAGTCACGCTGATGTGTGGGTTATGAGAGAGTATGGGGTTAAAGAGTCTTGGACAAAAACGTATACCATCAAATATCCTACTTATCACTGGTCTCCttttatttctcaaagactTTGCATGTCAAATAAAGGTGATATATTGCTTGTGCCTGGATCGACTTTAATGGTACACAATCCAGAGGATGAACCTATCCGATATCCAAAGGTTACCAAGTTTGGTTTCTGTACTGCGGTGAACATCTACATTGAAAGCCTAGTTTGTGCCCCCCTTTTCGGAATGAACAAAGCTTAG